The Candidatus Zixiibacteriota bacterium genome includes a window with the following:
- a CDS encoding VCBS repeat-containing protein: protein MVPRYASEDDLIEVIFAPELKVRMRGGKAVEIAGRSLRAVEAVLSGKGVREWRRSCGIGEERLDEMQAQGEQSTGQEVRNLNNIYRVRLEGKQDLWQLCRELEALAEIEWARPVPKPMRPPMVPPPFDTGQGYLRPASATPVGIDAQYAWTQTGGTGTGVTVCDLEYSWNYNHADVTKASGSQINSNVVDPFTDDNHGTAVIGVMCSDNNGWGTTGICYGSALKTCGTYYGSPAPEWNVAGAIALAATQLDAGDVILVEQQWDYNGVGQYIPIEWWGDVNNQSWNPVFTAIVNAVTNGIHVVETGGNGAYNTDMLNWHPNGSGAIIVGAGGAYPGGTYTEGDLQRLSFSSYGGRFDLQGWGEDVFTTGYGDAYNSEGANYAFTKTFAGTSSAAPIVAGAVASCVGRWKGIGGHGRTLTPAILRSVLKNTATAQVTPPAGNIGGRPNLQAAFAQIATPPEWNEVTPRILSRYGSIAATSWADYDNDQDFDLFLTMMYDPDSSHLFRNDGGTFTEVTPSNMGTAATGMLGVWGDYDNDGDQDVYISRNDNRANKLYRNNGGGAFTDVSSAPLNDGLSSAGAAWVDYDTDGDLDLCLSQLSSANKLFRNDETSGFVDVGAGPLNDTLQTQMTAWGDYDNDNDPDVYLANFNGPSKLLRNDNGTFTNVTPSALAIASHSYSAEWGDYDNDGDLDLFVAVYWSGLSNKLFRNDGGGTFTDVTPAVMNDWYYTMGCAWADYDNDGDLDLYVTNGASEPNQLYRNDGAGVFVVAYSGALINPLQDLGCYGRGGVWADFDRDGDLDMYLANTYGSSCRSRLFRNEVGDDNHWLQVKAVGTISNKSSIGARVRIVTGGEQQIREITTVSGGWNQSPPLAAFGVGAATTIDSLIVRWPSDTVRVLVTVPSDTLITIYETEPSYVCGDADGSGAISISDAVYLINYIFAGGPAPDPLLSGDADCSGAVSISDAVYLINYIFAGGQPPCAACP, encoded by the coding sequence ATGGTTCCGCGTTATGCGAGCGAGGATGACTTGATTGAAGTGATCTTCGCACCGGAACTAAAAGTGCGGATGCGGGGAGGAAAGGCGGTTGAGATCGCGGGGCGATCACTGCGTGCGGTGGAGGCAGTTCTGAGCGGCAAAGGCGTTCGCGAGTGGCGTCGCAGTTGCGGGATTGGCGAAGAACGGCTGGACGAAATGCAGGCACAAGGGGAGCAGAGTACCGGCCAGGAAGTTCGCAACCTCAACAACATCTATCGCGTTCGCTTAGAGGGCAAGCAAGACCTGTGGCAACTCTGCCGGGAGCTTGAGGCGTTGGCCGAGATCGAGTGGGCGCGGCCGGTGCCCAAGCCGATGCGGCCGCCGATGGTGCCGCCGCCGTTCGACACCGGCCAGGGCTATCTGCGGCCGGCGAGTGCGACACCCGTCGGCATCGACGCGCAGTATGCCTGGACGCAGACCGGCGGTACCGGCACCGGAGTCACGGTGTGCGATCTCGAATACAGCTGGAACTACAATCACGCGGACGTCACGAAAGCGTCCGGCTCGCAGATCAACAGCAACGTCGTCGACCCGTTCACTGATGACAATCACGGGACGGCGGTGATTGGCGTAATGTGCTCCGACAACAACGGCTGGGGGACGACGGGGATCTGCTATGGATCCGCCCTGAAAACCTGCGGGACGTACTATGGGAGCCCGGCGCCGGAATGGAATGTCGCCGGGGCGATTGCGTTAGCGGCAACGCAGCTCGATGCGGGGGATGTGATACTGGTGGAGCAGCAGTGGGACTACAACGGGGTCGGGCAATATATCCCGATCGAGTGGTGGGGGGATGTCAACAACCAGAGCTGGAATCCGGTATTCACGGCGATCGTCAACGCGGTCACGAACGGGATTCACGTAGTCGAAACGGGAGGCAACGGAGCCTATAACACGGATATGCTGAACTGGCATCCCAACGGCTCCGGAGCGATTATCGTCGGCGCCGGCGGCGCCTATCCCGGCGGAACGTACACCGAAGGCGATTTGCAGCGACTGTCGTTTTCCAGTTATGGCGGCCGCTTTGATCTGCAGGGCTGGGGTGAAGATGTCTTCACAACCGGCTACGGGGATGCCTACAACAGCGAAGGCGCGAATTACGCCTTCACCAAAACCTTCGCGGGCACATCGAGTGCGGCGCCGATCGTTGCCGGCGCCGTGGCGAGTTGTGTCGGGCGATGGAAAGGAATTGGCGGACACGGCCGGACGCTGACGCCGGCGATCCTGCGCAGCGTACTCAAGAACACGGCTACAGCACAAGTCACACCACCGGCGGGAAATATCGGCGGCCGTCCCAATCTGCAGGCAGCCTTCGCCCAGATCGCTACGCCGCCGGAATGGAATGAGGTTACCCCCCGCATCTTGTCGCGCTACGGATCGATCGCAGCAACATCATGGGCCGACTACGACAACGATCAGGACTTTGACCTGTTCCTGACCATGATGTACGACCCCGACTCCAGCCACCTGTTTCGCAATGACGGTGGGACATTCACCGAGGTAACCCCGAGCAATATGGGAACAGCAGCCACGGGGATGCTGGGGGTCTGGGGCGATTACGACAATGACGGTGACCAGGACGTTTACATTTCACGCAACGACAATCGCGCCAACAAACTTTACCGCAACAACGGTGGCGGCGCCTTCACCGACGTTTCCAGTGCGCCGCTGAATGACGGCCTTAGCAGTGCCGGCGCCGCGTGGGTCGATTACGACACGGATGGTGATCTTGATCTCTGTCTGTCGCAGTTGTCGTCAGCCAACAAGCTGTTTCGCAATGACGAGACTTCGGGATTCGTCGATGTCGGCGCCGGACCGTTGAACGATACGCTGCAGACCCAGATGACGGCCTGGGGTGACTACGACAACGATAACGATCCCGATGTCTATCTGGCGAATTTCAATGGTCCGAGCAAACTCCTGCGCAATGACAACGGGACATTCACGAACGTCACGCCGTCGGCCCTGGCGATCGCCTCGCACAGTTACTCCGCGGAGTGGGGCGACTATGACAACGACGGTGACCTCGATTTGTTCGTCGCCGTTTACTGGTCGGGCTTGAGCAATAAACTCTTTCGCAATGACGGTGGCGGTACCTTCACCGATGTGACTCCGGCGGTGATGAACGATTGGTATTACACGATGGGTTGCGCCTGGGCGGACTACGACAACGACGGCGACCTGGACCTCTACGTGACAAACGGTGCCAGTGAGCCGAATCAACTCTATCGCAACGACGGCGCCGGAGTCTTCGTCGTCGCCTACAGCGGTGCCCTGATCAATCCGTTGCAGGACTTGGGCTGCTACGGCCGCGGCGGCGTGTGGGCTGACTTTGATCGCGACGGCGACCTGGACATGTATCTTGCCAATACCTACGGCTCCAGTTGCCGCAGTCGGTTGTTCCGCAACGAGGTTGGTGATGACAACCACTGGCTGCAGGTTAAGGCGGTGGGTACGATTTCAAACAAGAGCAGTATCGGGGCGCGGGTGCGAATTGTCACAGGCGGAGAACAACAAATTCGCGAGATCACGACGGTCTCCGGTGGCTGGAATCAGAGTCCGCCCCTGGCGGCATTCGGAGTCGGTGCGGCGACCACAATCGATTCACTGATTGTGCGTTGGCCGTCCGATACCGTGCGGGTCCTGGTCACGGTGCCCAGCGACACTTTGATCACCATCTACGAAACCGAGCCGAGCTATGTCTGCGGCGATGCCGACGGTTCCGGCGCGATTTCGATTTCGGATGCGGTGTACTTGATCAACTATATCTTTGCCGGCGGGCCGGCGCCTGATCCGTTGCTGTCCGGCGATGCCGATTGCAGCGGCGCCGTCAGCATCTCGGATGCGGTCTACCTGATCAATTACATTTTCGCCGGCGGGCAGCCGCCATGTGCCGCTTGCCCGTAG
- a CDS encoding NCS2 family permease, translated as MYGRWSIFRSVERFFRFAEFGTTYRRETLAGITTFLTLAYIIIVNPAILAAGGIPREASTTATILAAAFGTIVMAFLANRPFAIAPYMCENAFVAYTVVGVMGLTWQMALAAVFLAGVIFIILTVTKLRKKFAESIPLTLKYSFAVGMGIFLAFIGFNETGLVRLGVSGAPVTVGDMTNPAVLLAIFCIILIGALLALKVRGAILIGMLVTTGLYFIIIPGSLPQGIVSAPPSLAPVFGKLDLRGALSATGIAVVVMIFVMAFVDTIGTLLGLSARANLLDDKGNLPDIDRPMLADAIATTVAPVLGTTTTGAYIESAAGIEEGGRTGFTALVVTGLFLLALFFSPLLTAVPAAAYGSACIIVGSFMIASVRRIDFDDYTELIPAFLTITLMSFTYNIGIGMTTGFIVWPLLKLLTGRVRQVNLIQWLLAALSLVFYLLHPF; from the coding sequence ATGTATGGCAGATGGTCTATCTTCCGGTCCGTGGAACGGTTCTTTCGATTTGCGGAATTCGGAACGACCTACCGGCGCGAGACGCTGGCCGGCATCACGACCTTCCTGACCCTCGCCTACATTATCATTGTGAATCCCGCCATTCTGGCGGCGGGAGGGATTCCGCGCGAAGCCTCGACGACGGCGACGATCTTGGCGGCGGCGTTCGGCACCATCGTGATGGCGTTTTTGGCGAATCGTCCGTTTGCAATTGCGCCGTACATGTGCGAAAACGCATTTGTCGCTTACACGGTCGTGGGAGTGATGGGTCTGACCTGGCAGATGGCGCTGGCGGCGGTGTTTCTGGCGGGAGTGATTTTCATCATCCTGACGGTGACCAAATTGCGCAAGAAGTTTGCCGAGTCGATCCCGCTGACTTTGAAATACAGTTTCGCGGTGGGGATGGGGATTTTCCTGGCCTTCATCGGATTCAACGAGACCGGGCTGGTGCGTCTGGGCGTGTCGGGGGCGCCGGTGACGGTCGGGGATATGACCAATCCAGCCGTGTTGCTCGCGATATTCTGCATCATCCTGATCGGTGCGTTGCTGGCGTTGAAGGTACGGGGCGCAATCTTGATCGGCATGTTGGTCACGACCGGATTGTACTTCATCATCATCCCCGGCTCGCTGCCGCAAGGGATTGTCAGCGCGCCGCCGAGCCTGGCGCCGGTGTTCGGCAAACTGGATTTGCGGGGCGCGCTGAGTGCGACCGGGATTGCCGTGGTGGTGATGATTTTTGTGATGGCGTTCGTCGATACGATCGGCACGCTGCTGGGATTGTCGGCGCGGGCGAATTTGCTGGATGACAAAGGCAATCTGCCGGATATCGACCGGCCGATGCTGGCGGATGCAATCGCGACGACAGTCGCACCGGTGCTGGGGACAACGACGACCGGGGCCTACATCGAATCGGCGGCGGGAATTGAAGAGGGCGGGCGTACCGGATTTACAGCGCTGGTGGTGACGGGATTATTCTTGCTGGCGCTCTTCTTCTCGCCGCTGTTGACGGCAGTGCCGGCGGCGGCTTACGGCTCGGCCTGTATTATTGTCGGGTCGTTTATGATCGCCTCGGTGCGCAGGATCGATTTTGACGACTACACCGAATTGATCCCGGCGTTTCTGACAATCACGCTGATGAGCTTCACCTACAACATCGGCATCGGCATGACGACCGGGTTCATCGTCTGGCCGTTGCTCAAGCTGTTGACCGGGCGGGTACGCCAGGTCAACCTGATCCAGTGGCTGCTGGCGGCGCTGTCGCTGGTGTTCTATTTACTGCATCCGTTTTAG
- a CDS encoding VCBS repeat-containing protein: MSKALRFAMIVGMTTILALGLLFQQGTAEPNAWTIVATYQIPNDASGLAWDGTNLYCGIYGTAGSNIYRINPANGSYVLQCTGPQADAYGLTFDGTDLWTTDHPSSSQPAKAMEFSLSGVPGAQFNLPATYISGIAYDNGNFWVTRYYPDPSQVYKVNSAGTVLKQFQAPDNQPWDLCLANGTLWIADYWGDKLYQVDTASGALLDSHSSESVDPAGIVWDGQYLWYCDEGASSSYDKLYKIDLSGGGTPDIDIPATSHDFGSVVLTTKATWNCVIQNLGTASLVVDSVKISGSPYITCPSVFPLTIPVSGGDSIAINYEPTLLGPLAATVTVYCNDLITPTVPLTLTGFAVNSGPDVFPLANSHDYGNVRVRSYPLWTMEIQNTGTEVLSISDISSTDANFYIDSRVTYPLLVDPLDTVRVPLWFWPQAPIIYKTTIIITSNDPTSPFQFDLDGAGAIQEHSIGDTLWSFMITTGWDPSPKAIMPIADINGDAMPDVIVCSEDGFVRAFNGNASGAGDIIWEHALAAGSIYNQNSLIVIPDIDEDTYPDVVVGSSWGGRYIAAISGRLGNTIWTHYTTNYGDGGWIYQVDARFDYNNDGSLDVLAATGDDADGIGPRRAYCLNGLTGVPIWECLLNGPVFSVIGASDFTGDGKPDAVAGASNADETQGFVYGINGTNGAIFWTHPVSGSSVWALAQLNDANGDGTADLMSGDFSYTTGVAEILNARTGAMLYQQSALGSMLNLVPIGDVNADGYVDIMPAHTSPTANALSGKDCSFIWSQSIPDKPWCVSATNDLDDDGHNDVVFGTLYSNNYAFFMSGLNGSTLMSVPFQSPVDAAHAIPDVVGDVSYELVIGGRNGELVCYSGGTEASPNQAPYQASNPNPADGATGVALTPTMTWTGGDPDAGDPVYYDVYFGTSLPLNLISPNQPAASYTPGPLVGNQTYLWRIDTKDLLGALTPGVTWSFKTQGDYLCGDADGSAAVNISDAVYLISYIFAGGPAPNPILSGDADCSGAISISDAVYLITYIFSGGPAPCATCK; the protein is encoded by the coding sequence ATGAGCAAAGCGTTACGGTTTGCCATGATCGTCGGCATGACCACGATCCTGGCATTGGGATTACTTTTCCAGCAAGGCACGGCTGAGCCGAACGCCTGGACGATCGTCGCCACCTATCAGATCCCCAACGACGCTTCCGGGCTCGCCTGGGACGGCACTAATCTCTATTGCGGCATCTACGGAACCGCCGGGAGTAACATCTACCGCATCAACCCGGCGAACGGTTCTTACGTGCTTCAATGCACCGGCCCACAGGCCGACGCCTATGGCCTGACCTTTGACGGCACTGATCTTTGGACGACCGATCATCCGAGTTCCTCGCAACCTGCCAAAGCGATGGAGTTCTCGCTCAGCGGCGTCCCCGGCGCGCAGTTCAACCTGCCCGCCACTTACATCTCAGGTATCGCCTATGACAATGGCAACTTCTGGGTCACGCGCTATTACCCCGACCCCAGCCAGGTCTACAAGGTCAACAGTGCCGGCACTGTCCTTAAACAATTCCAGGCGCCCGACAACCAGCCCTGGGACTTGTGTCTCGCCAACGGCACACTCTGGATCGCCGACTACTGGGGCGACAAGCTGTACCAGGTCGACACCGCCTCCGGCGCGCTGCTGGACAGCCACTCTTCGGAGTCAGTTGATCCGGCCGGCATCGTCTGGGACGGTCAGTACCTCTGGTACTGTGACGAAGGCGCTTCCAGCAGCTATGACAAGCTCTACAAGATCGATCTCTCCGGCGGCGGCACACCTGATATCGACATCCCGGCGACCAGCCATGACTTCGGCTCAGTCGTCTTGACCACCAAGGCCACCTGGAATTGCGTAATTCAGAATCTCGGGACGGCCAGTCTCGTCGTTGACAGCGTCAAGATCAGTGGCTCGCCCTACATCACCTGTCCCAGCGTCTTCCCGCTGACAATCCCGGTCTCAGGCGGCGACAGCATCGCAATCAACTACGAGCCGACTCTCCTGGGTCCATTGGCCGCAACCGTCACGGTCTACTGCAATGACCTGATCACCCCGACGGTGCCGTTGACCCTGACCGGCTTCGCTGTCAACTCCGGCCCCGATGTCTTCCCGTTGGCGAACTCGCACGACTACGGCAACGTCCGCGTGCGTTCGTATCCGCTCTGGACCATGGAAATCCAGAACACCGGCACCGAGGTCCTCTCGATCAGCGACATCAGTTCGACCGACGCGAATTTCTACATCGATAGCCGCGTCACCTACCCGTTGCTCGTCGATCCCCTCGATACGGTCAGAGTCCCGCTCTGGTTCTGGCCGCAGGCGCCGATCATCTACAAGACCACGATCATCATCACCAGCAACGATCCCACCAGCCCCTTCCAGTTTGATCTGGACGGTGCCGGCGCTATTCAGGAGCACTCGATCGGCGACACCCTCTGGAGCTTCATGATCACCACCGGGTGGGATCCGAGCCCGAAAGCGATCATGCCGATCGCCGATATCAACGGCGATGCCATGCCCGATGTCATCGTCTGCTCAGAGGACGGCTTCGTTCGCGCCTTTAACGGCAATGCCTCCGGCGCCGGCGATATCATCTGGGAGCATGCGCTCGCCGCCGGTTCGATCTACAACCAGAACAGCCTGATCGTCATCCCCGACATCGATGAAGACACTTATCCCGACGTCGTCGTCGGTTCCTCCTGGGGCGGACGCTATATCGCGGCCATTTCGGGACGGCTCGGCAATACGATTTGGACGCACTATACTACCAACTACGGCGACGGCGGCTGGATCTACCAGGTCGACGCTCGCTTCGACTACAACAACGACGGTTCGCTCGATGTGCTGGCCGCCACCGGCGATGACGCCGACGGTATCGGCCCCCGGCGCGCCTATTGCCTGAACGGTCTGACCGGCGTGCCGATCTGGGAATGCCTGCTGAACGGCCCGGTCTTCAGCGTCATCGGCGCCTCCGACTTCACCGGCGACGGCAAACCTGATGCCGTTGCCGGCGCTTCCAATGCCGACGAAACCCAGGGCTTCGTCTACGGCATCAACGGCACCAACGGTGCGATCTTCTGGACCCACCCGGTCTCCGGCTCCTCCGTCTGGGCGCTGGCCCAGCTCAACGACGCTAACGGCGACGGTACCGCCGACCTGATGAGCGGCGATTTCAGTTACACCACCGGCGTCGCTGAAATCCTGAACGCCCGTACCGGCGCCATGCTCTACCAACAGTCGGCCCTCGGCTCGATGCTCAACCTGGTTCCGATCGGCGACGTCAACGCCGACGGCTACGTCGACATTATGCCCGCCCATACCTCGCCCACGGCGAATGCTCTCAGCGGCAAGGACTGCTCCTTCATCTGGTCGCAGTCGATCCCCGACAAACCCTGGTGCGTCTCCGCCACCAACGATCTGGATGATGACGGCCACAACGACGTCGTCTTCGGCACGCTCTACTCCAACAACTACGCCTTTTTCATGAGCGGCCTTAACGGCTCGACCCTCATGAGCGTGCCGTTCCAGTCGCCGGTCGATGCCGCGCACGCGATTCCCGACGTCGTCGGCGACGTCTCCTACGAACTGGTGATCGGCGGCCGTAACGGTGAGTTGGTCTGCTATTCCGGCGGCACCGAGGCCTCGCCGAACCAGGCGCCGTATCAGGCCTCGAATCCGAACCCGGCCGATGGCGCGACCGGCGTCGCCTTGACGCCAACCATGACCTGGACCGGCGGCGACCCCGATGCCGGCGATCCGGTATACTACGACGTCTATTTCGGCACGTCACTGCCCCTCAATCTCATTAGTCCGAATCAGCCGGCCGCCTCCTATACTCCCGGACCGCTGGTCGGCAATCAAACCTATCTGTGGCGCATCGACACCAAAGACCTGCTCGGCGCTCTGACCCCCGGGGTGACTTGGTCCTTCAAAACTCAGGGTGACTATCTCTGCGGCGATGCCGACGGCAGCGCGGCAGTAAACATCTCCGATGCCGTCTATTTGATCAGCTACATCTTTGCCGGCGGCCCGGCGCCCAACCCCATTTTGTCCGGTGATGCAGATTGTAGCGGCGCGATCAGTATCTCCGATGCGGTGTACCTGATCACCTACATCTTTTCCGGTGGCCCGGCGCCCTGTGCGACCTGCAAG